The Nitrosomonas sp. sh817 genome includes a window with the following:
- a CDS encoding DUF2065 domain-containing protein, whose amino-acid sequence MWENFLNAIALMLIIEGMLPFLSPQAWREAFKKLIETNDNQIRFIGLTSMMVGVMLLLIFS is encoded by the coding sequence ATGTGGGAAAATTTTCTGAACGCGATTGCGTTGATGCTCATCATCGAAGGAATGTTGCCTTTTTTGTCGCCGCAAGCGTGGCGGGAAGCCTTCAAAAAATTGATCGAAACCAACGATAATCAGATACGATTTATCGGTTTGACCTCCATGATGGTCGGCGTAATGTTGCTTCTTATCTTCAGTTGA
- the hflC gene encoding protease modulator HflC, whose protein sequence is MKSITSVLTGILVAVFFLGSSAIFIVDERQQAILFQLGEVIDVKTEPGLYFKIPIAQNVRYFEKRILTMDTEEPERFITSEKKNVLVDLFVKWRIVDVKQYYISVRGDEGLAQTRLAQTINASLRDEFGNRTVHDVVSGERDVIMEIMRQKADNDARSIGVEVVDVRLKRVDLPQEVSESVFRRMEAERKRVANELRSTGAAESEKIRADADRQREIILAEAYREAQKTMGDGDSQAAATYATAFQKDPEFYAFWRSIDAYKQSFKNKGDMMVLEPTSEFFKYLKNPSINK, encoded by the coding sequence ATGAAAAGCATAACGTCCGTATTAACAGGTATTCTTGTTGCGGTTTTCTTTTTAGGCAGCTCGGCGATTTTTATTGTTGACGAGCGGCAGCAAGCCATCCTGTTTCAATTGGGGGAAGTAATCGATGTGAAAACCGAACCTGGCTTGTATTTCAAAATTCCGATCGCTCAAAACGTGCGTTATTTCGAGAAACGCATACTGACAATGGATACTGAAGAGCCTGAGCGGTTTATCACTTCTGAAAAGAAAAACGTGTTGGTGGATCTTTTTGTGAAATGGCGTATTGTCGATGTAAAACAATATTATATCAGCGTGCGCGGTGACGAAGGGTTGGCGCAAACACGGCTGGCGCAAACGATCAATGCAAGTCTGCGGGATGAATTCGGTAACCGTACCGTGCATGATGTAGTATCCGGTGAACGTGACGTAATCATGGAGATCATGCGGCAAAAAGCCGACAATGATGCCCGGTCAATTGGTGTGGAAGTTGTGGATGTGCGTCTGAAGCGGGTTGACTTGCCGCAAGAGGTTAGCGAATCGGTATTCAGGCGTATGGAAGCGGAGCGTAAGCGAGTTGCGAACGAATTACGTTCAACCGGTGCTGCTGAATCAGAGAAGATTCGCGCAGATGCTGATAGGCAGCGTGAAATTATTCTGGCGGAAGCTTATCGTGAAGCACAAAAAACCATGGGTGATGGCGATAGTCAAGCGGCCGCAACCTATGCTACGGCATTTCAAAAAGACCCGGAATTTTATGCTTTTTGGCGCAGTATTGATGCATACAAGCAATCATTTAAAAACAAGGGGGATATGATGGTCCTTGAACCGACTTCCGAATTCTTTAAATATTTAAAGAACCCCTCGATCAATAAATAA
- the hflK gene encoding FtsH protease activity modulator HflK, whose amino-acid sequence MGLNDPQWGKNKGDSGPPDLDDVLRNVNKKINNIFGQKKGGGGGGDEGPRSSGPKPQSGGSVALILGLLAVVWLASGFYIVDEGHRGVVLRFGQYVDTTPAGLRWHMPYPVEKVEIVNVSQVRTVEIGYRNNVRSKVLRESLMLTDDENIIDIQFAVQYILNNPENFLFKNRNPDEAVLQAAETAIRQVIGKSKMDYVLYEGREQVAASATQLMQKILDRYEIGISISRVTMQNAQPPEQVQAAFDDAVKAGQDRERQKNEGQAYANDVIPRAVGNAARLIEESEGYKQRVIVSAEGDASRFEQILSEYSKAPKVTRERLYLDMMQQVLSNTSKIIVDQKNGNNLLYLPLDKLINMSGSSPVTPVTVQPMIQEAAPDNSLRARESFRSREREIR is encoded by the coding sequence ATGGGATTAAATGATCCTCAATGGGGAAAAAATAAAGGTGACTCCGGGCCACCGGATTTGGATGATGTGCTCCGTAACGTCAATAAAAAAATAAATAATATCTTCGGGCAGAAAAAAGGCGGCGGTGGTGGCGGAGACGAAGGCCCTCGCTCATCGGGTCCAAAGCCACAAAGTGGCGGTAGTGTCGCTCTGATCTTGGGGCTATTGGCTGTCGTTTGGTTAGCCAGCGGGTTTTACATCGTAGACGAAGGTCATAGAGGTGTAGTACTGCGATTTGGCCAATATGTCGATACGACGCCTGCCGGTTTGCGCTGGCATATGCCTTATCCGGTTGAGAAAGTTGAGATTGTGAATGTCAGTCAGGTGCGAACGGTTGAAATCGGTTATCGCAATAATGTCAGAAGTAAAGTCTTGCGGGAATCGCTGATGTTGACTGACGATGAGAATATCATCGATATTCAATTCGCGGTTCAATATATTTTGAATAATCCTGAAAATTTTCTTTTTAAAAACAGAAATCCCGATGAAGCAGTGCTTCAAGCGGCTGAAACGGCAATCAGGCAAGTCATCGGTAAAAGCAAAATGGACTATGTGCTATACGAAGGCCGTGAGCAGGTAGCCGCCAGTGCAACGCAGTTGATGCAAAAAATTCTGGATCGTTATGAGATTGGTATTTCGATCAGTAGAGTGACGATGCAAAATGCGCAACCGCCGGAACAAGTTCAAGCCGCGTTTGATGATGCTGTAAAGGCCGGTCAAGATAGAGAACGGCAGAAGAATGAAGGGCAAGCATACGCAAATGATGTTATTCCGAGAGCAGTTGGTAACGCGGCGCGGTTGATTGAAGAATCTGAAGGGTATAAGCAACGCGTCATTGTAAGTGCCGAGGGTGACGCCAGTCGTTTTGAACAGATTCTTTCAGAATACAGTAAAGCACCCAAGGTGACGCGAGAACGGTTATATCTGGATATGATGCAACAGGTGCTTTCGAATACGAGTAAGATTATTGTTGATCAAAAGAATGGCAATAACTTGTTGTACCTACCACTGGATAAGTTGATCAATATGAGTGGTTCCTCACCGGTTACACCAGTAACGGTGCAACCCATGATACAGGAAGCGGCGCCCGACAATAGCCTTCGCGCGCGCGAGTCATTTCGTAGCCGTGAACGGGAGATAAGATAG
- the hflX gene encoding GTPase HflX: MNQSVVANAAILVGIDFGNATHKESLQELQQLAISDQLQVSAIVEGKRNRPDPTTFIGSGKVDEVAQYLQQTKAALIIFNHDLSPAQQRNLSMRLNCNVIDRTSLILDIFSQRAKSHEGKLQVELAQLEHLATRLVRGWTHLERQKGGIGLRGPGETQLETDRRLLKKRVKLLKEKLSDLRRQRGVQRRSRQRSKVLSVSIVGYTNAGKSTLFNRLTHAQSYAADQLFATLDTTTRKLFLSEAGAVVISDTVGFIRELPHTLVAAFRATLEETVQADILLHVIDASSPNRDEQIDEVNKILREIGADTIPQILVYNKIDCVDEVNSGKSFVRDEYDRISRIRLSAKTGEGIEFLRQALLEAIVENSKKLSERAVNNNIEDGLGGCTKVRELF, from the coding sequence ATGAATCAGTCAGTAGTCGCAAATGCGGCTATACTTGTTGGAATCGATTTTGGAAATGCTACCCACAAAGAGAGTTTGCAGGAGCTGCAGCAGCTGGCGATAAGTGATCAGCTTCAAGTATCGGCGATTGTTGAAGGAAAACGTAATCGCCCTGATCCGACGACCTTCATTGGAAGCGGAAAAGTTGATGAGGTAGCGCAGTATTTGCAGCAGACAAAAGCTGCGCTAATAATCTTTAATCATGATTTATCACCGGCGCAGCAACGCAATTTATCGATGCGGCTGAATTGCAATGTAATTGACCGTACTAGCCTGATTTTGGATATTTTCTCTCAGCGCGCAAAGAGTCATGAAGGTAAGCTGCAAGTTGAACTGGCGCAACTTGAACATTTGGCGACACGCCTTGTGCGTGGCTGGACTCACTTGGAAAGACAAAAGGGCGGGATTGGTTTACGTGGCCCGGGTGAAACTCAGCTGGAAACAGATCGCAGATTACTCAAAAAACGAGTTAAGCTGCTTAAAGAAAAACTTTCGGATCTGCGGCGTCAACGAGGTGTTCAGAGACGATCAAGGCAGCGATCAAAAGTGCTATCGGTATCGATTGTCGGATACACAAATGCTGGAAAATCCACATTATTCAATCGACTAACACACGCGCAATCGTATGCGGCGGATCAGCTCTTTGCAACGCTGGATACCACAACCCGGAAATTATTTTTGTCCGAAGCAGGCGCAGTCGTTATCTCGGATACCGTCGGGTTTATTCGCGAATTACCGCATACGCTGGTAGCTGCGTTTCGTGCGACGTTGGAAGAAACTGTGCAAGCCGATATTCTGCTTCATGTGATAGACGCCAGCAGCCCAAATAGAGATGAGCAGATCGATGAGGTTAATAAGATATTAAGAGAAATCGGTGCCGATACGATTCCTCAGATTCTGGTATATAACAAGATTGATTGCGTTGATGAAGTGAATAGCGGGAAAAGTTTCGTGCGCGATGAATATGATAGAATATCCCGCATTCGTTTAAGCGCAAAAACAGGCGAGGGTATTGAGTTTTTAAGGCAAGCACTACTGGAAGCAATCGTAGAAAACTCCAAGAAATTAAGTGAAAGAGCAGTAAATAATAATATCGAAGATGGGCTTGGAGGTTGTACTAAGGTACGAGAACTTTTTTGA
- the hfq gene encoding RNA chaperone Hfq yields the protein MGNKGQLLQDPFLNVLRKEHIPVSIYLVNGIKLQGQIDSFDQYVVLLKNSVTQMVYKHAISTVVPARAVSIPIETMETRDT from the coding sequence ATGGGTAACAAGGGACAGTTACTACAAGATCCATTTCTCAATGTTTTACGGAAAGAGCATATTCCGGTGTCGATATATCTAGTGAATGGTATTAAGTTACAAGGACAAATCGATTCGTTTGATCAATATGTGGTGCTGTTGAAAAACTCAGTTACACAGATGGTTTACAAACATGCGATTTCAACGGTTGTGCCTGCAAGAGCCGTTTCAATTCCCATTGAAACAATGGAAACACGCGATACTTGA
- a CDS encoding cytochrome-c peroxidase yields the protein MKTRTLVASLISIGALVTSMNVSANEPIQPIKAVKVANADMVELGKMLFFDPRLSKSGFISCNSCHNLSMGGTDNIPTSIGHAWQQGPINAPTVLNASMNLAQFWDGRAKDLKEQAGGPIANPGEMASTHKVAVEVLQSIPQYREHFAKAFGSDQVDIDRVTTAIAAFEETLVTPGSRFDKWLEGDKKALSAQELEGYELFKSSGCAGCHNGPAVGGALYQKFGVHHPYKTASKAEGRKGVTGKDTDLNVFKVPTLRNIELTYPYFHDGAAATLEDAVKTMGKLQLDRDFNKKEIDSIVAFLKTLTGEQPDIKLPVLPPSNNNTPKPVPF from the coding sequence ATGAAGACACGTACACTGGTTGCGTCACTGATATCGATTGGGGCTCTGGTCACTTCGATGAATGTTTCGGCCAATGAACCGATTCAACCCATCAAAGCGGTCAAAGTAGCAAATGCGGACATGGTCGAATTGGGAAAGATGTTGTTTTTTGATCCGCGATTATCAAAATCTGGTTTTATCTCGTGCAATTCTTGCCATAATCTCAGCATGGGCGGAACGGATAATATTCCGACTTCAATTGGTCATGCATGGCAACAAGGACCGATCAATGCGCCGACAGTATTGAATGCAAGCATGAATTTAGCGCAATTTTGGGATGGGCGTGCTAAGGATTTGAAAGAACAAGCCGGAGGCCCGATTGCGAATCCAGGTGAAATGGCATCTACTCACAAAGTAGCGGTAGAGGTGTTGCAATCCATTCCTCAGTATCGTGAACACTTTGCAAAGGCTTTTGGATCGGACCAAGTCGATATCGACCGGGTTACAACCGCAATCGCTGCTTTTGAAGAAACCTTGGTGACACCCGGATCACGATTTGATAAATGGTTGGAAGGCGATAAGAAAGCATTGAGCGCTCAGGAACTGGAAGGTTATGAATTATTCAAAAGTAGCGGCTGTGCCGGATGTCATAATGGCCCAGCAGTTGGCGGTGCGCTTTATCAAAAATTCGGTGTGCATCACCCATATAAAACCGCTAGCAAAGCGGAAGGAAGAAAAGGCGTTACTGGAAAAGACACCGATTTGAATGTTTTCAAAGTCCCAACGCTACGTAACATTGAGTTGACCTACCCCTACTTCCACGATGGTGCAGCTGCAACATTGGAAGATGCTGTTAAAACTATGGGTAAGTTACAGTTAGACCGGGATTTTAATAAAAAAGAGATAGACAGTATCGTTGCTTTCTTAAAAACCTTAACGGGTGAGCAACCGGATATCAAATTGCCGGTTTTGCCGCCTTCCAATAACAATACGCCAAAGCCGGTACCATTTTAA
- a CDS encoding RNA pyrophosphohydrolase: MIDRNGYRPNVGIILLNSKNEVFWGKRIRQNSWQFPQGGIKSGESPEQAMYRELSEEIGLRPNHVEIIGRTRDWLRYEVPDRWIRREWRGNYKGQKQIWYLLRLIGRDSDVSLRRSAHPEFDAWRWNQYWVELDTVVEFKRKVYKQALTELSRLLKTDPCQSTDGENTNVTKQTKKILTDRLEINE, translated from the coding sequence ATGATCGATCGTAATGGATATCGTCCCAATGTTGGTATTATTCTCCTGAATTCGAAGAATGAAGTTTTCTGGGGTAAACGAATACGGCAGAATTCTTGGCAATTTCCCCAAGGTGGCATTAAATCAGGAGAAAGCCCTGAGCAAGCCATGTATCGGGAGTTAAGCGAAGAGATCGGGTTGCGCCCTAATCATGTCGAAATTATTGGGCGCACACGCGATTGGCTGCGGTATGAAGTGCCTGATCGCTGGATAAGACGCGAATGGCGTGGGAACTATAAAGGGCAAAAGCAAATCTGGTATCTCCTGCGCTTGATCGGACGTGATAGTGACGTTTCTTTGCGCCGGAGCGCGCATCCGGAGTTTGATGCATGGCGCTGGAATCAGTATTGGGTTGAATTGGATACGGTTGTCGAATTTAAGCGTAAAGTTTATAAACAAGCTTTAACAGAATTATCACGTTTGCTGAAGACGGACCCTTGCCAAAGCACTGACGGCGAGAATACTAATGTAACCAAGCAAACAAAGAAAATACTCACAGATCGGCTCGAAATTAACGAATAG